The DNA sequence GCCCAAGGCTCTCGCCCAAAATGCCAAGCTTCTGAGGCCGCCACACACCGGTTCCCACGAAAATGGCCCGGTAGCCATCCCGGAAAAGATCATCGATGGTCAGGTTGGTACCAATAGAGGTGTTGGGACGGATTTTCACGCCGCTTTCCAGCAGAGTTTCCTTGAGGCGATCCAAAATATCTTTTGGCAGGCGAAATTCCGGTATGCCATACCGCAGAACACCGCCAATCTGGTCATGCCCTTCAAAAATGGTTACATCATAATCCATTTTAGAAAGGGTGAAGGCAATGGTAATACCCGCAGGACCCGAGCCGATAATCGCAATGCGTCCCTTTGTTTTCTTGGAGGGAGTCGGCCGAAAAATATTCAGGTAATAATCTGAAATGTAACGTTCAATGGCACTGATCTGCACCGGGGAACCCTTGCGGCCCAAAATGCAGTGCCCCTCACACTGGTTTTCCTGGGAGCATACATGGCAGCAAACAAGAGAAAGCGGGTTGTTATCAAACAGCAGCTTGCCTGCCTGCCCGATTTTGCTTTCCAACAGCAGCTTGATCGCATCCCGGATCGGTGTATGAACCGGGCATCCAACACTGCACTGGGGATTTTTGCACTGAAGACAGCGCCTTGCATCTTCAATTACGTGCTTGCTCATCTCATCATTTTCCTCTCATCATCGTGCGGCTTCTCCCCCCCTTTTTGGAGAGAAGCTGCTCAGTCGATCATCCGGTAACCCACCCCAACCTCGGTGAGGATAAAGCGGGGGTCTGCTGGATTTTCTTCAATTTTGCGCCGAATGTTGGCCATATTCACCCGCAGCACCTGATTGTCACCGCCAAAAGGCCCCCATATCTGCTGAATCATAAAATCCCGTGTGAGCACCTTCCCGGCATTTTGGGAAAGAAGCGCCACGATTTTATATTCAATGGGCGTCAGGTGAACCGATTTGCCCTCTACTTGAACCCGCCGTTTTGCATAATCAATGAAAAGGCCGCCCACCGAAAACGAACTGGCCGCCGGTTCTTTCAAGCTGCCTAAACGGATATGCTGGCGCAGTGCGGTGCGGATACGGGCCAAAAGCTCACTGTTGCCAAAGGGCTTGGTCACATAATCGTTGGCCCCTGCATCCAGGGCCTCCACCTTTTCCTGCTCATCCTGCCGGGCTGAAACCACAATGATGGGAACATCCGACCATTCCCGGATGCGGTGGAGAACCTGCATTCCATCCATATCCGGCAATCCCAGATCCAGCAGAATCAGATCCGGGTTGTGCTCGGCCGCCATTTCAATGGCCTCTGCCCCTGTGGCGGCAACCAATGTCGTATATTGACTGGTGGTCAGCAAGGCGGTAATAAAATTGCTGATCACCCGCTCATCTTCTACTATAAAGATTTT is a window from the Oscillospiraceae bacterium MB08-C2-2 genome containing:
- a CDS encoding NAD(P)-dependent oxidoreductase produces the protein MSKHVIEDARRCLQCKNPQCSVGCPVHTPIRDAIKLLLESKIGQAGKLLFDNNPLSLVCCHVCSQENQCEGHCILGRKGSPVQISAIERYISDYYLNIFRPTPSKKTKGRIAIIGSGPAGITIAFTLSKMDYDVTIFEGHDQIGGVLRYGIPEFRLPKDILDRLKETLLESGVKIRPNTSIGTNLTIDDLFRDGYRAIFVGTGVWRPQKLGILGESLGHVHYAIEYLRNPNVYKLGKRLAVIGAGNVAMDVARTAFRQGCEEVYILCNMDETTITARPVEADYAKIDGARFIFYKTVVEFVDEGVIVADSRVWEDEDGRKQAEPIPGTEELFPADSVIVAIGQGPRSVIVSSTTGMKVLNNGLVATDEFGHTSRPGVFASGDVVTGAKTVVEAVDVSRRVAGAMDEYVQSQYPTPKS
- a CDS encoding response regulator transcription factor; the protein is MKNHAKIFIVEDERVISNFITALLTTSQYTTLVAATGAEAIEMAAEHNPDLILLDLGLPDMDGMQVLHRIREWSDVPIIVVSARQDEQEKVEALDAGANDYVTKPFGNSELLARIRTALRQHIRLGSLKEPAASSFSVGGLFIDYAKRRVQVEGKSVHLTPIEYKIVALLSQNAGKVLTRDFMIQQIWGPFGGDNQVLRVNMANIRRKIEENPADPRFILTEVGVGYRMID